CGGAGATGCGTCGAACGACAGAGTTTAGGTCGCCGCGCCGGCGTGGGCCTCCAGCCCGATCTTCTGCGCGGCGTTGTCGCCGGGGAACTGCTTGATGGCGTCCTGGTTGACGCTGCGGCCCTCGCCCTTCTGATCGGTCGGCGTGCGTTCGGGGATGATGAACCGCTCGGTGGGCAGCGTGGCGTTGTGGGCCAGCGCCGCGTCGGCCGCCTTGAACAGCGTGTCGTCCGCGTTCTCGTACAGCTCGCGCCAGTTGGCCTGGATCCACGTCTCGGCCAGATCGAAGAAGTGCATCGCCGCGGCCTTGTTGCGCTCCATCTCCGGGCCGGTCAGCCCATCGCGGATGTCCTTGTCAAGGCGGCTGAGCGTGCAGCCGAAGGCGTGCAGGTAGATCGCGTTGAGGGCAAGCCGCGCCTGGGGCACCTGGCGGCTGACGAGTTCGGCGTCGTAGCGCTTCGAGGTGATCTTGAACTGGTGGCTGTGCTCGCGGATGAGCTTGGCCAGCCGATCGGCCTGGGGCCTCAGGCTCGCGTGCACCTTGGTGATGCTCGGGGCCTTTGGCCGGATGCCAAGGAAGACCTGCGCCCCCAGCGGCACGGCGGCCTTGAGGGTCTTGGGCTGCAGCAGGTTGGGGATGATGCGAGACAGGTTCTGGCCGAAGCTCTCGTCCTTGTCCCAGTCGACCTTGAGCTTGACGCCCAGCATGGCCTCGCCGAGCTGCTTGCCGCCGTAGCCGAAGATGAACGACCACATCAGGTCGTTGGAGCCTTCGACGATGATGTTGATGCGGCTGTCGCGGAAGATGCGCTCGACCTCGTTCTCGGTCATGTAGCTTTCGCCGCCCATGATCTGGACGGCGTCGTTGACCGCGCGCCAGCCCATCTCCGAGCAGAAGACCTTGCAGATGGCCGTCTCGACCATGATGTCTTCATCGTGGCGGTCGAGCATGCCGGTGGTCATGTAGAGCACCGAGTCCATCGCGTATGTCAGCGCCGCCATGTGGGCGATGCGCTGCTTGACCAGATCCTTGTCGGCCAGCGGCGCCTTGAACTGGTAGCGCGTCTGGCTCCAGCGGATGGCCTGGTCCATCGCGCGCTTCGCGCCGCCCAGCATGCCGGCGCTGAGCGTGCAACGCCCGTAGTTCAGGCAGGTCAGCGCCACGTTCAGGCCGCGGCCCTCCTTATGGAGCAGGTGGGCCTTGGGCACCTTGACGTCCTTGAAGCGGATGCGGGCCTGCCACGTGCCACGGATGCCGCACTTGCTGCGGTTCTTCTGGTAGATGTCCACGCCCGGCATGTCCGGGTGGCAGACGAGCGCCGTCACCTTGTCCTTGCCGTCGATGTTCTGCTTGCACATGACGGTGAACAGGCCGGCGATCGCGCCGCTGGTGGCCCACTTCTTCTCGCCGTTCAAGATGTAGTACTCGCCGTCCTCGGAGACCTCGCAGCGGGTCTCCTGGCCGCCCGCATCACAACCAACATTGGGCTCGCTCAGGCAGAACGCGCTGACCCACTCCTTGGCCAGCTTGGGCAGCCACTTGGCCTTCTGCTCCTCGGTGCCGAACAGCATGACCGCCTTGCAGCCGATCGACTGGTGGGCGCTCACGAGCACGGCCGTGCTGCCGCAGTACTTGCCGATGGTCTCCAGCACGCGGTTGTACGCCGTGATGCCCATGCCCAGCCCGCCATACTCCTTGGGGATGGTCATGCCCAGGACGCCCAGGTCAAAGAGCTTGTCGATCACCCAGCGGGGGATCTCCTGCTCCTGGTCGATCTGGATGCTGGGGTGCTCGGTGCGCAGGTAGTGCTCGAGCTTCTCGACCAGCGCGTCGCACGCCTTCCTCGCCTCGTCCGACGGCTGGGGGTAGGGCAGCATGAGGTCTTCGCGGAAGCGGCCCCAGAAGAGGTTCTTGGCAAAGCCCATCGACTCGGGCTCGGCGCCCAGCAGCTCCTCGGCCTCCTCGAGCAGCTTGCGGTCGGCCTCGGAAACGCCCTTCATGTTCTTCAGGTCGGCCATCGTGTCGAGCTCCTTGGTCGCGGCGCCGGGCACGCCCTGGCGGGCATCCGGACGGATGCCGTCGGCCATCGGGCCTACCGGACCCAACGCCTGCTGCCCGCAGCGGTGCGTGCGTGTCTGAACCGCATTATTGAGGCAAAACCCACCCCGGGCGAGCGTCCGCGGTCTGGTTTCGGAAGGCCACCGGATGGTGGGGGAAAGCACGCACCCGCGGCCTCACGCCGGGTCCGGACCGGTCATGCGGCCCAGCAGGGCGTCCACGACCGCCCGCGCCCGCGCCAGCCGAACGGCCAGGGCCGTCGCCGGGCCCAGCAGGGCCGCCGAGCAGGCGACCAGGGCCAGCGGCCGCCCCAGATCGACGAACATGCTCCCCGCCGCCACCACCGCCAGCACGGCCAGGGCGAAGCCCCAGCCGGGCAACAGCCCGCGGCCCACGCCCGGCATGCCCGCCCGCCCCAGGATGGCCCCGGCGTAGGCCATCGCCTCGATGGACGCCCAGCCCAGCCCGCCCACGGCCAGGATCGCCGTCGTGGCGCCGTACGCCGGCCCCAGGCTCTGGCCGGTCAGGAACCCCGCGGCGATGAACAGCAGCGCCATGACCAGCCCC
This is a stretch of genomic DNA from Phycisphaerales bacterium. It encodes these proteins:
- a CDS encoding acyl-CoA dehydrogenase family protein, which encodes MADGIRPDARQGVPGAATKELDTMADLKNMKGVSEADRKLLEEAEELLGAEPESMGFAKNLFWGRFREDLMLPYPQPSDEARKACDALVEKLEHYLRTEHPSIQIDQEQEIPRWVIDKLFDLGVLGMTIPKEYGGLGMGITAYNRVLETIGKYCGSTAVLVSAHQSIGCKAVMLFGTEEQKAKWLPKLAKEWVSAFCLSEPNVGCDAGGQETRCEVSEDGEYYILNGEKKWATSGAIAGLFTVMCKQNIDGKDKVTALVCHPDMPGVDIYQKNRSKCGIRGTWQARIRFKDVKVPKAHLLHKEGRGLNVALTCLNYGRCTLSAGMLGGAKRAMDQAIRWSQTRYQFKAPLADKDLVKQRIAHMAALTYAMDSVLYMTTGMLDRHDEDIMVETAICKVFCSEMGWRAVNDAVQIMGGESYMTENEVERIFRDSRINIIVEGSNDLMWSFIFGYGGKQLGEAMLGVKLKVDWDKDESFGQNLSRIIPNLLQPKTLKAAVPLGAQVFLGIRPKAPSITKVHASLRPQADRLAKLIREHSHQFKITSKRYDAELVSRQVPQARLALNAIYLHAFGCTLSRLDKDIRDGLTGPEMERNKAAAMHFFDLAETWIQANWRELYENADDTLFKAADAALAHNATLPTERFIIPERTPTDQKGEGRSVNQDAIKQFPGDNAAQKIGLEAHAGAAT